The Candidatus Zixiibacteriota bacterium genome includes a window with the following:
- a CDS encoding NAD-dependent epimerase/dehydratase family protein: MNTVPPAQKSSRVVFLTGANGFVGSHLAAALLAQGHRVRALVRRNADRSRVRDLDIAWIEGDLNDHAALRRGCEGASWVIHCAGRVKAPDPESYMHANCTGTANLLEAVRESSPKLERFVYVSSLAAGGPARDGRPRTEDDPDAPLTPYGKSKLAGEQKVMETAGELPVVSVRPPAVYGPGDTEVLGFFQAVRWHIKPQFGRRMQRVSLVHVGDLVRGILLACESPESVGHTFYIAEDRHYTLAELEDMIQAGLGTWALRVRIPRSVLLPIAWCARWAGTIAGFTPRLNPDKARDFLVTDWTCSTAKANRILRYRSQIPFERGARETAAWYRTNGWL, encoded by the coding sequence ATGAACACGGTCCCGCCGGCACAGAAGTCCTCACGCGTCGTCTTCTTGACGGGGGCCAATGGATTCGTGGGATCGCACTTGGCGGCGGCGCTGTTGGCACAGGGGCATCGCGTGCGAGCGCTGGTGCGTCGGAATGCCGATCGGAGCCGTGTCCGAGACTTGGACATCGCGTGGATCGAGGGCGATCTGAATGATCACGCCGCTTTGCGGCGTGGATGCGAAGGTGCTTCCTGGGTGATTCACTGCGCTGGGCGGGTGAAAGCGCCCGATCCCGAATCGTACATGCATGCCAATTGCACGGGGACGGCCAACCTCCTTGAGGCAGTGCGCGAAAGCAGCCCGAAGCTGGAGCGCTTCGTCTATGTCTCCTCATTGGCTGCAGGCGGACCGGCGCGCGATGGCCGACCGCGCACGGAAGACGATCCGGATGCACCGCTGACGCCATATGGAAAAAGCAAGCTGGCCGGCGAGCAGAAGGTGATGGAAACCGCCGGTGAATTGCCCGTCGTGTCGGTCCGACCGCCGGCGGTATATGGTCCCGGAGACACGGAGGTGCTGGGATTCTTCCAGGCGGTGCGCTGGCATATCAAGCCGCAGTTCGGTCGGCGCATGCAGCGGGTCTCGCTCGTCCACGTCGGCGATCTGGTGCGGGGAATTCTCCTGGCGTGTGAGTCACCGGAGTCCGTGGGCCACACATTCTATATCGCCGAGGACCGTCACTACACGTTGGCGGAGCTGGAGGACATGATCCAGGCGGGACTGGGGACATGGGCGTTGCGGGTGCGCATACCTCGCAGCGTGCTCTTGCCGATCGCCTGGTGTGCCCGGTGGGCCGGGACGATCGCCGGTTTCACGCCGAGACTGAATCCTGATAAGGCGCGTGACTTTCTCGTGACGGACTGGACGTGCTCCACCGCGAAGGCCAATCGGATTTTGAGATACCGATCGCAGATTCC